A DNA window from Daucus carota subsp. sativus chromosome 3, DH1 v3.0, whole genome shotgun sequence contains the following coding sequences:
- the LOC108214759 gene encoding uncharacterized protein LOC108214759 isoform X1: protein MEAPPGVTAASLPMHRKEWRAVSEHLQNSTNEVQQPADVDFCSVTNMDNEFQQRLHTVVKQREELQRIETGLKAELIARSQILSLQNTYESQIKEHVNANVKLQEQLREREQAKHELEREIENKERELHAIRLDTKAVWAKDDLLREQNKELATFRRERDSSEAERAQHIKQIHDFEEHIQEKERQLAELQEQHRASQDTLIYKDEQLREAQTWITRAQEMDALQTSTNQALQAELRDRTDQYNQLWLNCQRQFTEFVHTIQALQIELADVKEGNATSNDESRDLKKKDASQPGKNVERQLDVSGDSQTHDSASLPNGNLENDSSSLSLGNALAQVGQTNPVAAVPVIPQSLVGMPTYLPGQVAALHPFLIHPQVVPQSGPTTVPPSHTPYFHSVPLVSSLQHWQNQQAASEGLQMPTHDQYSSSQSGQNLDRTENTNDYEVPVNGKPSHPEFIDHISQGLEPQAVVPTPNDRAEDLESMKRGITDSQPQNNVQQLSSQFQDGLKLDSLMHSSETETINTLGKADAQVSRTQQPTSAAKISEEPVNRINSIEQSTDISANVTLPSEGSISSEEKTQISVGKSSEITLLDQGSLLRCIVRTIPLNGRIRISSTLPNRLGKMLSPLHWHDYKKSYGKLDDFVAGHPELFVIEGDYIQLREGAQEIIAATAAVAQVKAAASATVSSSSLFPSVAVTPMAQQHRLKREHSTSRPGNVADNHPPPLMTMQSSSGNGATVDSSDGISSQVRGSVQGRGNANYVAKQGRTSGTSSKTRR from the exons ATGGAGGCACCACCCGGTGTCACCGCCGCGTCGCTACCGATGCACCGCAAAGAATGGCGAGCTGTCTCCGAACATCTGCAGAACTCCACCAACGAG GTGCAGCAACCGGCTGACGTGGACTTCTGTTCGGTTACAAATATGGACAATGAGTTTCAGCAGCGGCTTCATACTGTTGTTAAGCAAAGGGAAGAGTTGCAGCGCATAGAGACTGGGCTTAAGGCGGAGCTTATAGCACGATCACAGATCTTATCTTTGCAGAACACTTATGAGTCTCAGATCAAGGAGCATGTTAATGCTAATGTGAAGCTTCAA GAGCAATTGCGGGAAAGGGAACAGGCTAAACATGAACTGGAAAGGGAGATTGAAAATAAAGAAAGAGAGCTACATGCTATTAGATTAGATACTAAAGCG GTCTGGGCCAAAGATGATCTTCTCCGAGAACAAAACAAAGAACTCGCAACTTTTAG GAGGGAGCGTGATAGTTCAGAGGCTGAAAGAGCACAGCATATTAAACAAATCCATGACTTTGAAGAACACATTCAGGAGAAAGAGCGTCAGTTGGCGGAGTTGCAGGAACAG CATAGAGCATCGCAGGACACTCTAATATATAAAGATGAACAACTAAGAGAAGCACAAACATGGATCACACGAGCGCAGGAAATGGATGCATTGCAAACAAGTACAAACCAAGCCTTACAAGCTGAACTTCGAGACCGCACTGACCAATATAATCAGCTATGGTTGAATTGTCAAAGACAG TTTACAGAATTCGTGCATACAATACAAGCGCTGCAGATTGAGCTGGCAGATGTAAAAGAAGGAAATGCAACTTCTAATGATGAATCACGTGACTTAAAGAAAAAAGATGCTTCACAGCCTGGGAAAAATGTTGAACGCCAACTTGATGTTAGTGGGGATTCGCAAACTCATGATTCTGCATCTCTCCCTAATGGAAACTTGGAGAATGATTCATCATCTCTGTCCCTAGGAAATGCTCTGGCACAGGTTGGTCAG ACCAATCCTGTTGCTGCTGTTCCTGTTATTCCTCAGTCGCTGGTTGGGATGCCTACTTACCTCCCTGGGCAGGTGGCAGCATTGCATCCTTTTCTTATACATCCACAAGTGGTACCCCAATCTGGCCCTACTACTGTTCCTCCGTCTCATACCCCCTATTTTCACTCAGTACCATTGGTATCATCTCTCCAACATTGGCAGAACCAACAG GCTGCATCAGAAGGTTTGCAGATGCCAACGCATGATCAATATTCTTCATCACAAAGTGGACAAAATCTGGATAGAACAGAAAATACTAATGACTATGAAGTGCCTGTTAATGGGAAACCTAGCCATCCAGAATTCATTGATCATATCAGTCAGGGGTTAGAACCTCAGGCTGTGGTTCCAACTCCAAATGACAGGGCAGAG gatCTGGAATCTATGAAACGCGGCATTACAGATTCTCAACCTCAGAACAATGTGCAACAACTATCATCTCAGTTTCAGGATGGTTTAAAATTGGATTCTCTTATGCATAGTAGTGAGACTGAg ACTATTAACACTCTGGGGAAAGCAGATGCCCAAGTTTCTAGGACTCAACAACCCACTTCAGCTGCCAAAATATCTGAAGAACCGGTGAACAGGATAAATTCAATTGAGCAATCTACAGATATCAGTGCTAATGTTACATTACCTTCCGAAGGTTCTATCTCTTCGGAGGAGAAGACTCAAATTTCGgttggaaagagctcagaaatCACTCTTCTTGACCAAGGGTCGCTGTTGCGCTGCATTGTTCGCACAATTCCACTAAATGGTAGAATCAGGATCAGTTCAACG CTACCCAACAGGCTTGGAAAAATGCTTTCACCTCTACATTGGCACGACTACAAGAAAAGTTATGGAAAACTCGATGACTTCGTAGCCGGTCATCCTGAA CTGTTTGTCATTGAAGGCGACTATATACAGCTTAGGGAAGGTGCACAAGAGATCATTGCAGCCACTGCAGCTGTAGCTCAAGTTAAAGCAGCTGCATCCGCAACAGTGTCGAGCTCATCATTGTTTCCTTCTGTTGCTGTCACTCCCATGGCTCAGCAACACAGATTGAAGAGGGAACACTCAACCTCCCGACCTGGAAACGTTGCTGACAATCATCCGCCGCCTTTGATGACTATGCAGTCTTCTTCTGGGAATGGAGCAACTGTAGATAGTTCTGATGGAATTAGTTCTCAAGTTAGGGGTTCAGTGCAGGGCAGGGGGAATGCTAATTATGTTGCGAAACAGGGCAG GACAAGTGGAACTTCATCAAAAACAAGAAGATA G
- the LOC108214759 gene encoding uncharacterized protein LOC108214759 isoform X4 produces the protein MEAPPGVTAASLPMHRKEWRAVSEHLQNSTNEVQQPADVDFCSVTNMDNEFQQRLHTVVKQREELQRIETGLKAELIARSQILSLQNTYESQIKEHVNANVKLQEQLREREQAKHELEREIENKERELHAIRLDTKAVWAKDDLLREQNKELATFRRERDSSEAERAQHIKQIHDFEEHIQEKERQLAELQEQHRASQDTLIYKDEQLREAQTWITRAQEMDALQTSTNQALQAELRDRTDQYNQLWLNCQRQFTEFVHTIQALQIELADVKEGNATSNDESRDLKKKDASQPGKNVERQLDVSGDSQTHDSASLPNGNLENDSSSLSLGNALAQTNPVAAVPVIPQSLVGMPTYLPGQVAALHPFLIHPQVVPQSGPTTVPPSHTPYFHSVPLVSSLQHWQNQQAASEGLQMPTHDQYSSSQSGQNLDRTENTNDYEVPVNGKPSHPEFIDHISQGLEPQAVVPTPNDRAEDLESMKRGITDSQPQNNVQQLSSQFQDGLKLDSLMHSSETETINTLGKADAQVSRTQQPTSAAKISEEPVNRINSIEQSTDISANVTLPSEGSISSEEKTQISVGKSSEITLLDQGSLLRCIVRTIPLNGRIRISSTLPNRLGKMLSPLHWHDYKKSYGKLDDFVAGHPELFVIEGDYIQLREGAQEIIAATAAVAQVKAAASATVSSSSLFPSVAVTPMAQQHRLKREHSTSRPGNVADNHPPPLMTMQSSSGNGATVDSSDGISSQVRGSVQGRGNANYVAKQGRTSGTSSKTRR, from the exons ATGGAGGCACCACCCGGTGTCACCGCCGCGTCGCTACCGATGCACCGCAAAGAATGGCGAGCTGTCTCCGAACATCTGCAGAACTCCACCAACGAG GTGCAGCAACCGGCTGACGTGGACTTCTGTTCGGTTACAAATATGGACAATGAGTTTCAGCAGCGGCTTCATACTGTTGTTAAGCAAAGGGAAGAGTTGCAGCGCATAGAGACTGGGCTTAAGGCGGAGCTTATAGCACGATCACAGATCTTATCTTTGCAGAACACTTATGAGTCTCAGATCAAGGAGCATGTTAATGCTAATGTGAAGCTTCAA GAGCAATTGCGGGAAAGGGAACAGGCTAAACATGAACTGGAAAGGGAGATTGAAAATAAAGAAAGAGAGCTACATGCTATTAGATTAGATACTAAAGCG GTCTGGGCCAAAGATGATCTTCTCCGAGAACAAAACAAAGAACTCGCAACTTTTAG GAGGGAGCGTGATAGTTCAGAGGCTGAAAGAGCACAGCATATTAAACAAATCCATGACTTTGAAGAACACATTCAGGAGAAAGAGCGTCAGTTGGCGGAGTTGCAGGAACAG CATAGAGCATCGCAGGACACTCTAATATATAAAGATGAACAACTAAGAGAAGCACAAACATGGATCACACGAGCGCAGGAAATGGATGCATTGCAAACAAGTACAAACCAAGCCTTACAAGCTGAACTTCGAGACCGCACTGACCAATATAATCAGCTATGGTTGAATTGTCAAAGACAG TTTACAGAATTCGTGCATACAATACAAGCGCTGCAGATTGAGCTGGCAGATGTAAAAGAAGGAAATGCAACTTCTAATGATGAATCACGTGACTTAAAGAAAAAAGATGCTTCACAGCCTGGGAAAAATGTTGAACGCCAACTTGATGTTAGTGGGGATTCGCAAACTCATGATTCTGCATCTCTCCCTAATGGAAACTTGGAGAATGATTCATCATCTCTGTCCCTAGGAAATGCTCTGGCACAG ACCAATCCTGTTGCTGCTGTTCCTGTTATTCCTCAGTCGCTGGTTGGGATGCCTACTTACCTCCCTGGGCAGGTGGCAGCATTGCATCCTTTTCTTATACATCCACAAGTGGTACCCCAATCTGGCCCTACTACTGTTCCTCCGTCTCATACCCCCTATTTTCACTCAGTACCATTGGTATCATCTCTCCAACATTGGCAGAACCAACAG GCTGCATCAGAAGGTTTGCAGATGCCAACGCATGATCAATATTCTTCATCACAAAGTGGACAAAATCTGGATAGAACAGAAAATACTAATGACTATGAAGTGCCTGTTAATGGGAAACCTAGCCATCCAGAATTCATTGATCATATCAGTCAGGGGTTAGAACCTCAGGCTGTGGTTCCAACTCCAAATGACAGGGCAGAG gatCTGGAATCTATGAAACGCGGCATTACAGATTCTCAACCTCAGAACAATGTGCAACAACTATCATCTCAGTTTCAGGATGGTTTAAAATTGGATTCTCTTATGCATAGTAGTGAGACTGAg ACTATTAACACTCTGGGGAAAGCAGATGCCCAAGTTTCTAGGACTCAACAACCCACTTCAGCTGCCAAAATATCTGAAGAACCGGTGAACAGGATAAATTCAATTGAGCAATCTACAGATATCAGTGCTAATGTTACATTACCTTCCGAAGGTTCTATCTCTTCGGAGGAGAAGACTCAAATTTCGgttggaaagagctcagaaatCACTCTTCTTGACCAAGGGTCGCTGTTGCGCTGCATTGTTCGCACAATTCCACTAAATGGTAGAATCAGGATCAGTTCAACG CTACCCAACAGGCTTGGAAAAATGCTTTCACCTCTACATTGGCACGACTACAAGAAAAGTTATGGAAAACTCGATGACTTCGTAGCCGGTCATCCTGAA CTGTTTGTCATTGAAGGCGACTATATACAGCTTAGGGAAGGTGCACAAGAGATCATTGCAGCCACTGCAGCTGTAGCTCAAGTTAAAGCAGCTGCATCCGCAACAGTGTCGAGCTCATCATTGTTTCCTTCTGTTGCTGTCACTCCCATGGCTCAGCAACACAGATTGAAGAGGGAACACTCAACCTCCCGACCTGGAAACGTTGCTGACAATCATCCGCCGCCTTTGATGACTATGCAGTCTTCTTCTGGGAATGGAGCAACTGTAGATAGTTCTGATGGAATTAGTTCTCAAGTTAGGGGTTCAGTGCAGGGCAGGGGGAATGCTAATTATGTTGCGAAACAGGGCAG GACAAGTGGAACTTCATCAAAAACAAGAAGATA G
- the LOC108214759 gene encoding uncharacterized protein LOC108214759 isoform X3 — protein MEAPPGVTAASLPMHRKEWRAVSEHLQNSTNEQPADVDFCSVTNMDNEFQQRLHTVVKQREELQRIETGLKAELIARSQILSLQNTYESQIKEHVNANVKLQEQLREREQAKHELEREIENKERELHAIRLDTKAVWAKDDLLREQNKELATFRRERDSSEAERAQHIKQIHDFEEHIQEKERQLAELQEQHRASQDTLIYKDEQLREAQTWITRAQEMDALQTSTNQALQAELRDRTDQYNQLWLNCQRQFTEFVHTIQALQIELADVKEGNATSNDESRDLKKKDASQPGKNVERQLDVSGDSQTHDSASLPNGNLENDSSSLSLGNALAQVGQTNPVAAVPVIPQSLVGMPTYLPGQVAALHPFLIHPQVVPQSGPTTVPPSHTPYFHSVPLVSSLQHWQNQQAASEGLQMPTHDQYSSSQSGQNLDRTENTNDYEVPVNGKPSHPEFIDHISQGLEPQAVVPTPNDRAEDLESMKRGITDSQPQNNVQQLSSQFQDGLKLDSLMHSSETETINTLGKADAQVSRTQQPTSAAKISEEPVNRINSIEQSTDISANVTLPSEGSISSEEKTQISVGKSSEITLLDQGSLLRCIVRTIPLNGRIRISSTLPNRLGKMLSPLHWHDYKKSYGKLDDFVAGHPELFVIEGDYIQLREGAQEIIAATAAVAQVKAAASATVSSSSLFPSVAVTPMAQQHRLKREHSTSRPGNVADNHPPPLMTMQSSSGNGATVDSSDGISSQVRGSVQGRGNANYVAKQGRTSGTSSKTRR, from the exons ATGGAGGCACCACCCGGTGTCACCGCCGCGTCGCTACCGATGCACCGCAAAGAATGGCGAGCTGTCTCCGAACATCTGCAGAACTCCACCAACGAG CAACCGGCTGACGTGGACTTCTGTTCGGTTACAAATATGGACAATGAGTTTCAGCAGCGGCTTCATACTGTTGTTAAGCAAAGGGAAGAGTTGCAGCGCATAGAGACTGGGCTTAAGGCGGAGCTTATAGCACGATCACAGATCTTATCTTTGCAGAACACTTATGAGTCTCAGATCAAGGAGCATGTTAATGCTAATGTGAAGCTTCAA GAGCAATTGCGGGAAAGGGAACAGGCTAAACATGAACTGGAAAGGGAGATTGAAAATAAAGAAAGAGAGCTACATGCTATTAGATTAGATACTAAAGCG GTCTGGGCCAAAGATGATCTTCTCCGAGAACAAAACAAAGAACTCGCAACTTTTAG GAGGGAGCGTGATAGTTCAGAGGCTGAAAGAGCACAGCATATTAAACAAATCCATGACTTTGAAGAACACATTCAGGAGAAAGAGCGTCAGTTGGCGGAGTTGCAGGAACAG CATAGAGCATCGCAGGACACTCTAATATATAAAGATGAACAACTAAGAGAAGCACAAACATGGATCACACGAGCGCAGGAAATGGATGCATTGCAAACAAGTACAAACCAAGCCTTACAAGCTGAACTTCGAGACCGCACTGACCAATATAATCAGCTATGGTTGAATTGTCAAAGACAG TTTACAGAATTCGTGCATACAATACAAGCGCTGCAGATTGAGCTGGCAGATGTAAAAGAAGGAAATGCAACTTCTAATGATGAATCACGTGACTTAAAGAAAAAAGATGCTTCACAGCCTGGGAAAAATGTTGAACGCCAACTTGATGTTAGTGGGGATTCGCAAACTCATGATTCTGCATCTCTCCCTAATGGAAACTTGGAGAATGATTCATCATCTCTGTCCCTAGGAAATGCTCTGGCACAGGTTGGTCAG ACCAATCCTGTTGCTGCTGTTCCTGTTATTCCTCAGTCGCTGGTTGGGATGCCTACTTACCTCCCTGGGCAGGTGGCAGCATTGCATCCTTTTCTTATACATCCACAAGTGGTACCCCAATCTGGCCCTACTACTGTTCCTCCGTCTCATACCCCCTATTTTCACTCAGTACCATTGGTATCATCTCTCCAACATTGGCAGAACCAACAG GCTGCATCAGAAGGTTTGCAGATGCCAACGCATGATCAATATTCTTCATCACAAAGTGGACAAAATCTGGATAGAACAGAAAATACTAATGACTATGAAGTGCCTGTTAATGGGAAACCTAGCCATCCAGAATTCATTGATCATATCAGTCAGGGGTTAGAACCTCAGGCTGTGGTTCCAACTCCAAATGACAGGGCAGAG gatCTGGAATCTATGAAACGCGGCATTACAGATTCTCAACCTCAGAACAATGTGCAACAACTATCATCTCAGTTTCAGGATGGTTTAAAATTGGATTCTCTTATGCATAGTAGTGAGACTGAg ACTATTAACACTCTGGGGAAAGCAGATGCCCAAGTTTCTAGGACTCAACAACCCACTTCAGCTGCCAAAATATCTGAAGAACCGGTGAACAGGATAAATTCAATTGAGCAATCTACAGATATCAGTGCTAATGTTACATTACCTTCCGAAGGTTCTATCTCTTCGGAGGAGAAGACTCAAATTTCGgttggaaagagctcagaaatCACTCTTCTTGACCAAGGGTCGCTGTTGCGCTGCATTGTTCGCACAATTCCACTAAATGGTAGAATCAGGATCAGTTCAACG CTACCCAACAGGCTTGGAAAAATGCTTTCACCTCTACATTGGCACGACTACAAGAAAAGTTATGGAAAACTCGATGACTTCGTAGCCGGTCATCCTGAA CTGTTTGTCATTGAAGGCGACTATATACAGCTTAGGGAAGGTGCACAAGAGATCATTGCAGCCACTGCAGCTGTAGCTCAAGTTAAAGCAGCTGCATCCGCAACAGTGTCGAGCTCATCATTGTTTCCTTCTGTTGCTGTCACTCCCATGGCTCAGCAACACAGATTGAAGAGGGAACACTCAACCTCCCGACCTGGAAACGTTGCTGACAATCATCCGCCGCCTTTGATGACTATGCAGTCTTCTTCTGGGAATGGAGCAACTGTAGATAGTTCTGATGGAATTAGTTCTCAAGTTAGGGGTTCAGTGCAGGGCAGGGGGAATGCTAATTATGTTGCGAAACAGGGCAG GACAAGTGGAACTTCATCAAAAACAAGAAGATA G
- the LOC108214759 gene encoding uncharacterized protein LOC108214759 isoform X2 has translation MEAPPGVTAASLPMHRKEWRAVSEHLQNSTNEVQQPADVDFCSVTNMDNEFQQRLHTVVKQREELQRIETGLKAELIARSQILSLQNTYESQIKEHVNANVKLQEQLREREQAKHELEREIENKERELHAIRLDTKAVWAKDDLLREQNKELATFRRERDSSEAERAQHIKQIHDFEEHIQEKERQLAELQEQHRASQDTLIYKDEQLREAQTWITRAQEMDALQTSTNQALQAELRDRTDQYNQLWLNCQRQFTEFVHTIQALQIELADVKEGNATSNDESRDLKKKDASQPGKNVERQLDVSGDSQTHDSASLPNGNLENDSSSLSLGNALAQVGQTNPVAAVPVIPQSLVGMPTYLPGQVAALHPFLIHPQVVPQSGPTTVPPSHTPYFHSVPLVSSLQHWQNQQAASEGLQMPTHDQYSSSQSGQNLDRTENTNDYEVPVNGKPSHPEFIDHISQGLEPQAVVPTPNDRAEDLESMKRGITDSQPQNNVQQLSSQFQDGLKLDSLMHSSETETINTLGKADAQVSRTQQPTSAAKISEEPVNRINSIEQSTDISANVTLPSEGSISSEEKTQISVGKSSEITLLDQGSLLRCIVRTIPLNGRIRISSTLPNRLGKMLSPLHWHDYKKSYGKLDDFVAGHPELFVIEGDYIQLREGAQEIIAATAAVAQVKAAASATVSSSSLFPSVAVTPMAQQHRLKREHSTSRPGNVADNHPPPLMTMQSSSGNGATVDSSDGISSQVRGSVQGRGNANYVAKQGRTSGTSSKTRR, from the exons ATGGAGGCACCACCCGGTGTCACCGCCGCGTCGCTACCGATGCACCGCAAAGAATGGCGAGCTGTCTCCGAACATCTGCAGAACTCCACCAACGAG GTGCAGCAACCGGCTGACGTGGACTTCTGTTCGGTTACAAATATGGACAATGAGTTTCAGCAGCGGCTTCATACTGTTGTTAAGCAAAGGGAAGAGTTGCAGCGCATAGAGACTGGGCTTAAGGCGGAGCTTATAGCACGATCACAGATCTTATCTTTGCAGAACACTTATGAGTCTCAGATCAAGGAGCATGTTAATGCTAATGTGAAGCTTCAA GAGCAATTGCGGGAAAGGGAACAGGCTAAACATGAACTGGAAAGGGAGATTGAAAATAAAGAAAGAGAGCTACATGCTATTAGATTAGATACTAAAGCG GTCTGGGCCAAAGATGATCTTCTCCGAGAACAAAACAAAGAACTCGCAACTTTTAG GAGGGAGCGTGATAGTTCAGAGGCTGAAAGAGCACAGCATATTAAACAAATCCATGACTTTGAAGAACACATTCAGGAGAAAGAGCGTCAGTTGGCGGAGTTGCAGGAACAG CATAGAGCATCGCAGGACACTCTAATATATAAAGATGAACAACTAAGAGAAGCACAAACATGGATCACACGAGCGCAGGAAATGGATGCATTGCAAACAAGTACAAACCAAGCCTTACAAGCTGAACTTCGAGACCGCACTGACCAATATAATCAGCTATGGTTGAATTGTCAAAGACAG TTTACAGAATTCGTGCATACAATACAAGCGCTGCAGATTGAGCTGGCAGATGTAAAAGAAGGAAATGCAACTTCTAATGATGAATCACGTGACTTAAAGAAAAAAGATGCTTCACAGCCTGGGAAAAATGTTGAACGCCAACTTGATGTTAGTGGGGATTCGCAAACTCATGATTCTGCATCTCTCCCTAATGGAAACTTGGAGAATGATTCATCATCTCTGTCCCTAGGAAATGCTCTGGCACAGGTTGGTCAG ACCAATCCTGTTGCTGCTGTTCCTGTTATTCCTCAGTCGCTGGTTGGGATGCCTACTTACCTCCCTGGGCAGGTGGCAGCATTGCATCCTTTTCTTATACATCCACAAGTGGTACCCCAATCTGGCCCTACTACTGTTCCTCCGTCTCATACCCCCTATTTTCACTCAGTACCATTGGTATCATCTCTCCAACATTGGCAGAACCAACAG GCTGCATCAGAAGGTTTGCAGATGCCAACGCATGATCAATATTCTTCATCACAAAGTGGACAAAATCTGGATAGAACAGAAAATACTAATGACTATGAAGTGCCTGTTAATGGGAAACCTAGCCATCCAGAATTCATTGATCATATCAGTCAGGGGTTAGAACCTCAGGCTGTGGTTCCAACTCCAAATGACAGGGCAGAG gatCTGGAATCTATGAAACGCGGCATTACAGATTCTCAACCTCAGAACAATGTGCAACAACTATCATCTCAGTTTCAGGATGGTTTAAAATTGGATTCTCTTATGCATAGTAGTGAGACTGAg ACTATTAACACTCTGGGGAAAGCAGATGCCCAAGTTTCTAGGACTCAACAACCCACTTCAGCTGCCAAAATATCTGAAGAACCGGTGAACAGGATAAATTCAATTGAGCAATCTACAGATATCAGTGCTAATGTTACATTACCTTCCGAAGGTTCTATCTCTTCGGAGGAGAAGACTCAAATTTCGgttggaaagagctcagaaatCACTCTTCTTGACCAAGGGTCGCTGTTGCGCTGCATTGTTCGCACAATTCCACTAAATGGTAGAATCAGGATCAGTTCAACG CTACCCAACAGGCTTGGAAAAATGCTTTCACCTCTACATTGGCACGACTACAAGAAAAGTTATGGAAAACTCGATGACTTCGTAGCCGGTCATCCTGAA CTGTTTGTCATTGAAGGCGACTATATACAGCTTAGGGAAGGTGCACAAGAGATCATTGCAGCCACTGCAGCTGTAGCTCAAGTTAAAGCAGCTGCATCCGCAACAGTGTCGAGCTCATCATTGTTTCCTTCTGTTGCTGTCACTCCCATGGCTCAGCAACACAGATTGAAGAGGGAACACTCAACCTCCCGACCTGGAAACGTTGCTGACAATCATCCGCCGCCTTTGATGACTATGCAGTCTTCTTCTGGGAATGGAGCAACTGTAGATAGTTCTGATGGAATTAGTTCTCAAGTTAGGGGTTCAGTGCAGGGCAGGGGGAATGCTAATTATGTTGCGAAACAGGGCAG GACAAGTGGAACTTCATCAAAAACAAGAAGATAG